In Chaetodon trifascialis isolate fChaTrf1 chromosome 4, fChaTrf1.hap1, whole genome shotgun sequence, one DNA window encodes the following:
- the serbp1a gene encoding SERPINE1 mRNA-binding protein 1 isoform X2 yields the protein MPGQMQEGFGCAITNRFDQLFDDEQDPFELLKQAEVKRKEAPASGAAKTVAQAAKQTKKESQKDRKTPLADKKEESQAPVPLKKDGAGMRRMGRKPEGDGSRPQGGQGEGRPPTDRRPVDRRPPRRFERPAGDAGEKPEGGEFSVEKPIGDRLMRGRGGGRGGRGGRGRGMGRSDGFDSRGKREFDRHSGSDRSSLKGEEKRGGSGSHNWGTVKDELNELDQSNVTEENPEGEEHSPADSENKENEAEEVKDEGPKEMTLDEWKAMQDKERSKVEFNIRKVNQGDDWNKGFVLHKSKAEDKKSDLIDPEVDESKLEDAHHFRKPANDITSQLEINFGDLGRPGRGRGGPRGGRGGRGRGGAGGGGGSAGGADAPRPMRGGRTDKSSASVPNVDDPEAFPALA from the exons ATGCCCGGACAAATGCAAGAAGGTTTTGGCTGTGCCATAACCAATCGGTTCGACCAGTTATTTGACGATGAGCAGGATCCGTTTGAGCTGCTGAAGCAAGCCGaagtgaagaggaaggaggcTCCTGCATCTGGTGCCGCCAAGACTGTAGCCCAGGCTGCCAAGCAGACGAAAAAGGAGTcccaaaaagacagaaagacccCCCTGGCTGATAAGAAGGAGGAGAGCCAGGCACCTGTCCCACTTAAGAAAGATG GTGCCGGCATGAGGAGAATGGGCCGCAAGCCGGAGGGCGATGGCTCCAGACCCCAGGGCGGCCAGGGAGAGGGGCGCCCCCCCACAGACAGGCGGCCTGTGGATAGGCGACCCCCACGCCGCTTCGAGAGGCCCGCTGGTGACGCTGGCGAGAAACCCGAGGGAGGCGAATTCTCAGTGGAGAA ACCCATTGGTGACAGGCTGATGAGAGGACGTGGTGGCGGCAGAGGAGGCCGCGGAGGCAGAGGACGCGGCATGGGCCGCAGCGATGGCTTTGATTCCCGAGGAAAACGCGAATTTGATAGACACAGTGGCAGTGACCGATC TAGTCTGAAAGGTGAGGAGAAGCGTGGTGGAAGTGGATCTCACAACTGGGGCACCGTCAAGGATGAACTCAA TGAGCTCGACCAATCAAACGTCACTGAGGAGAACCCTGAAGGAGAGGAGCATTCGCCCGCTGACTCTGAGAATAA GGAGAATGAGGCTGAGGAAGTGAAGGATGAAGGCCCCAAGGAGATGACTCTGGATGAATGGAAGGCCATGCAGGACAAGGAGCGCTCCAAGGTGGAGTTCAACATCCGTAAGGTCAACCAGGGAGATGATTGGAACAAAGGATTTGTGCTGCACAAGTCCAAGGCAGAG GACAAGAAAAGTGATCTGATTGACCCTGAGGTGGATGAGTCCAAG tTGGAGGATGCGCATCACTTCCGGAAGCCAGCCAATGACATTACGTCCCAGCTGGAGATCAACTTTGGAGACCTGGGCCGTCCAGGCCGTGGACGCGGTGGACCACGCGGGGGCCGGGGTGGCCGGGGCCGCGGTGGCGCCGGAGGTGGTGGTGGCAGTGCCGGTGGCGCTGACGCTCCCAGGCCGATgcgtggaggaaggactgacaaG TCATCCGCGTCTGTGCCCAACGTGGACGACCCAGAGGCCTTCCCAGCCCTGGCTTAA
- the serbp1a gene encoding SERPINE1 mRNA-binding protein 1 isoform X4, with translation MPGQMQEGFGCAITNRFDQLFDDEQDPFELLKQAEVKRKEAPASGAAKTVAQAAKQTKKESQKDRKTPLADKKEESQAPVPLKKDGAGMRRMGRKPEGDGSRPQGGQGEGRPPTDRRPVDRRPPRRFERPAGDAGEKPEGGEFSVEKPIGDRLMRGRGGGRGGRGGRGRGMGRSDGFDSRGKREFDRHSGSDRSLKGEEKRGGSGSHNWGTVKDELNELDQSNVTEENPEGEEHSPADSENKENEAEEVKDEGPKEMTLDEWKAMQDKERSKVEFNIRKVNQGDDWNKGFVLHKSKAEDKKSDLIDPEVDESKLEDAHHFRKPANDITSQLEINFGDLGRPGRGRGGPRGGRGGRGRGGAGGGGGSAGGADAPRPMRGGRTDKSSASVPNVDDPEAFPALA, from the exons ATGCCCGGACAAATGCAAGAAGGTTTTGGCTGTGCCATAACCAATCGGTTCGACCAGTTATTTGACGATGAGCAGGATCCGTTTGAGCTGCTGAAGCAAGCCGaagtgaagaggaaggaggcTCCTGCATCTGGTGCCGCCAAGACTGTAGCCCAGGCTGCCAAGCAGACGAAAAAGGAGTcccaaaaagacagaaagacccCCCTGGCTGATAAGAAGGAGGAGAGCCAGGCACCTGTCCCACTTAAGAAAGATG GTGCCGGCATGAGGAGAATGGGCCGCAAGCCGGAGGGCGATGGCTCCAGACCCCAGGGCGGCCAGGGAGAGGGGCGCCCCCCCACAGACAGGCGGCCTGTGGATAGGCGACCCCCACGCCGCTTCGAGAGGCCCGCTGGTGACGCTGGCGAGAAACCCGAGGGAGGCGAATTCTCAGTGGAGAA ACCCATTGGTGACAGGCTGATGAGAGGACGTGGTGGCGGCAGAGGAGGCCGCGGAGGCAGAGGACGCGGCATGGGCCGCAGCGATGGCTTTGATTCCCGAGGAAAACGCGAATTTGATAGACACAGTGGCAGTGACCGATC TCTGAAAGGTGAGGAGAAGCGTGGTGGAAGTGGATCTCACAACTGGGGCACCGTCAAGGATGAACTCAA TGAGCTCGACCAATCAAACGTCACTGAGGAGAACCCTGAAGGAGAGGAGCATTCGCCCGCTGACTCTGAGAATAA GGAGAATGAGGCTGAGGAAGTGAAGGATGAAGGCCCCAAGGAGATGACTCTGGATGAATGGAAGGCCATGCAGGACAAGGAGCGCTCCAAGGTGGAGTTCAACATCCGTAAGGTCAACCAGGGAGATGATTGGAACAAAGGATTTGTGCTGCACAAGTCCAAGGCAGAG GACAAGAAAAGTGATCTGATTGACCCTGAGGTGGATGAGTCCAAG tTGGAGGATGCGCATCACTTCCGGAAGCCAGCCAATGACATTACGTCCCAGCTGGAGATCAACTTTGGAGACCTGGGCCGTCCAGGCCGTGGACGCGGTGGACCACGCGGGGGCCGGGGTGGCCGGGGCCGCGGTGGCGCCGGAGGTGGTGGTGGCAGTGCCGGTGGCGCTGACGCTCCCAGGCCGATgcgtggaggaaggactgacaaG TCATCCGCGTCTGTGCCCAACGTGGACGACCCAGAGGCCTTCCCAGCCCTGGCTTAA
- the serbp1a gene encoding SERPINE1 mRNA-binding protein 1 isoform X3 yields the protein MPGQMQEGFGCAITNRFDQLFDDEQDPFELLKQAEVKRKEAPASGAAKTVAQAAKQTKKESQKDRKTPLADKKEESQAPVPLKKDGAGMRRMGRKPEGDGSRPQGGQGEGRPPTDRRPVDRRPPRRFERPAGDAGEKPEGGEFSVEKPIGDRLMRGRGGGRGGRGGRGRGMGRSDGFDSRGKREFDRHSGSDRSLKGEEKRGGSGSHNWGTVKDELNELDQSNVTEENPEGEEHSPADSENKRENEAEEVKDEGPKEMTLDEWKAMQDKERSKVEFNIRKVNQGDDWNKGFVLHKSKAEDKKSDLIDPEVDESKLEDAHHFRKPANDITSQLEINFGDLGRPGRGRGGPRGGRGGRGRGGAGGGGGSAGGADAPRPMRGGRTDKSSASVPNVDDPEAFPALA from the exons ATGCCCGGACAAATGCAAGAAGGTTTTGGCTGTGCCATAACCAATCGGTTCGACCAGTTATTTGACGATGAGCAGGATCCGTTTGAGCTGCTGAAGCAAGCCGaagtgaagaggaaggaggcTCCTGCATCTGGTGCCGCCAAGACTGTAGCCCAGGCTGCCAAGCAGACGAAAAAGGAGTcccaaaaagacagaaagacccCCCTGGCTGATAAGAAGGAGGAGAGCCAGGCACCTGTCCCACTTAAGAAAGATG GTGCCGGCATGAGGAGAATGGGCCGCAAGCCGGAGGGCGATGGCTCCAGACCCCAGGGCGGCCAGGGAGAGGGGCGCCCCCCCACAGACAGGCGGCCTGTGGATAGGCGACCCCCACGCCGCTTCGAGAGGCCCGCTGGTGACGCTGGCGAGAAACCCGAGGGAGGCGAATTCTCAGTGGAGAA ACCCATTGGTGACAGGCTGATGAGAGGACGTGGTGGCGGCAGAGGAGGCCGCGGAGGCAGAGGACGCGGCATGGGCCGCAGCGATGGCTTTGATTCCCGAGGAAAACGCGAATTTGATAGACACAGTGGCAGTGACCGATC TCTGAAAGGTGAGGAGAAGCGTGGTGGAAGTGGATCTCACAACTGGGGCACCGTCAAGGATGAACTCAA TGAGCTCGACCAATCAAACGTCACTGAGGAGAACCCTGAAGGAGAGGAGCATTCGCCCGCTGACTCTGAGAATAA aaGGGAGAATGAGGCTGAGGAAGTGAAGGATGAAGGCCCCAAGGAGATGACTCTGGATGAATGGAAGGCCATGCAGGACAAGGAGCGCTCCAAGGTGGAGTTCAACATCCGTAAGGTCAACCAGGGAGATGATTGGAACAAAGGATTTGTGCTGCACAAGTCCAAGGCAGAG GACAAGAAAAGTGATCTGATTGACCCTGAGGTGGATGAGTCCAAG tTGGAGGATGCGCATCACTTCCGGAAGCCAGCCAATGACATTACGTCCCAGCTGGAGATCAACTTTGGAGACCTGGGCCGTCCAGGCCGTGGACGCGGTGGACCACGCGGGGGCCGGGGTGGCCGGGGCCGCGGTGGCGCCGGAGGTGGTGGTGGCAGTGCCGGTGGCGCTGACGCTCCCAGGCCGATgcgtggaggaaggactgacaaG TCATCCGCGTCTGTGCCCAACGTGGACGACCCAGAGGCCTTCCCAGCCCTGGCTTAA
- the serbp1a gene encoding SERPINE1 mRNA-binding protein 1 isoform X1 has translation MPGQMQEGFGCAITNRFDQLFDDEQDPFELLKQAEVKRKEAPASGAAKTVAQAAKQTKKESQKDRKTPLADKKEESQAPVPLKKDGAGMRRMGRKPEGDGSRPQGGQGEGRPPTDRRPVDRRPPRRFERPAGDAGEKPEGGEFSVEKPIGDRLMRGRGGGRGGRGGRGRGMGRSDGFDSRGKREFDRHSGSDRSSLKGEEKRGGSGSHNWGTVKDELNELDQSNVTEENPEGEEHSPADSENKRENEAEEVKDEGPKEMTLDEWKAMQDKERSKVEFNIRKVNQGDDWNKGFVLHKSKAEDKKSDLIDPEVDESKLEDAHHFRKPANDITSQLEINFGDLGRPGRGRGGPRGGRGGRGRGGAGGGGGSAGGADAPRPMRGGRTDKSSASVPNVDDPEAFPALA, from the exons ATGCCCGGACAAATGCAAGAAGGTTTTGGCTGTGCCATAACCAATCGGTTCGACCAGTTATTTGACGATGAGCAGGATCCGTTTGAGCTGCTGAAGCAAGCCGaagtgaagaggaaggaggcTCCTGCATCTGGTGCCGCCAAGACTGTAGCCCAGGCTGCCAAGCAGACGAAAAAGGAGTcccaaaaagacagaaagacccCCCTGGCTGATAAGAAGGAGGAGAGCCAGGCACCTGTCCCACTTAAGAAAGATG GTGCCGGCATGAGGAGAATGGGCCGCAAGCCGGAGGGCGATGGCTCCAGACCCCAGGGCGGCCAGGGAGAGGGGCGCCCCCCCACAGACAGGCGGCCTGTGGATAGGCGACCCCCACGCCGCTTCGAGAGGCCCGCTGGTGACGCTGGCGAGAAACCCGAGGGAGGCGAATTCTCAGTGGAGAA ACCCATTGGTGACAGGCTGATGAGAGGACGTGGTGGCGGCAGAGGAGGCCGCGGAGGCAGAGGACGCGGCATGGGCCGCAGCGATGGCTTTGATTCCCGAGGAAAACGCGAATTTGATAGACACAGTGGCAGTGACCGATC TAGTCTGAAAGGTGAGGAGAAGCGTGGTGGAAGTGGATCTCACAACTGGGGCACCGTCAAGGATGAACTCAA TGAGCTCGACCAATCAAACGTCACTGAGGAGAACCCTGAAGGAGAGGAGCATTCGCCCGCTGACTCTGAGAATAA aaGGGAGAATGAGGCTGAGGAAGTGAAGGATGAAGGCCCCAAGGAGATGACTCTGGATGAATGGAAGGCCATGCAGGACAAGGAGCGCTCCAAGGTGGAGTTCAACATCCGTAAGGTCAACCAGGGAGATGATTGGAACAAAGGATTTGTGCTGCACAAGTCCAAGGCAGAG GACAAGAAAAGTGATCTGATTGACCCTGAGGTGGATGAGTCCAAG tTGGAGGATGCGCATCACTTCCGGAAGCCAGCCAATGACATTACGTCCCAGCTGGAGATCAACTTTGGAGACCTGGGCCGTCCAGGCCGTGGACGCGGTGGACCACGCGGGGGCCGGGGTGGCCGGGGCCGCGGTGGCGCCGGAGGTGGTGGTGGCAGTGCCGGTGGCGCTGACGCTCCCAGGCCGATgcgtggaggaaggactgacaaG TCATCCGCGTCTGTGCCCAACGTGGACGACCCAGAGGCCTTCCCAGCCCTGGCTTAA
- the hsd17b7 gene encoding 3-keto-steroid reductase/17-beta-hydroxysteroid dehydrogenase 7, protein MNKVILVTGANSGIGLALCERLLSVDTEGLQLCLACRNMRRAQAARSALLTSHPTAQVALLQLDTSSISSVMAAAQEVKLRYNRLDYLYLNAGIMPNPHFDVKAFFKGLFSSRVVSMFATGEGILTQRDRVTPDGLQEVFATNLFGHFLLIRELEPVLCHAGRTSQLIWTSSSNAHRSAFNLEDMQHQKGTQPYSSSKYASDLLSLALNTHHNKQGLYSSVICPGFVMTNLTFGILPSFPAFLWTLLMPVFWLIRTITNTFTLTPYNGAEALFWLFKQKPESLDPQAKYHSLTSGLGSNYTQPRQMDIDLETSEDLYEKLLQLESEVRKKLKEQEKESQRVRSSAAGPVSS, encoded by the exons ATGAATAAGGTGATTTTGGTGACGGGAGCAAACAG CGGCATTGGCCTGGCGCTGTGTGAGCGTCTCCTCTCAGTGGACACTGAGGGTCTCCAGCTGTGTCTGGCCTGCAGGAACATGCGCCGGGCTCAGGCTGCTCGCTCCGCCCTCCTCACCTCTCACCCCACGGCCCAGGTggccctgctgcagctggacacCAGCAGCATCTCCTCAGTCATGGCTGCTGCACAGGAGGTCAAACTCAG GTATAACAGACTGGACTACCTCTACCTGAATGCAGGCATCATGCCAAACCCACACTTTGATGTAAAAGCGTTTTTCAAAGGCCTCTTCTCCAG CCGCGTCGTCAGCATGTTTGCCACTGGTGAAGGCATTCTGACGCAGAGGGACCGCGTCACTCCTGATGGCCTGCAAGAAGTTTTCGCGACCAACCTCTTTGGTCACTTTCTACTT ATCAGGGAGCTGGAGCCAGTTCTGTGCCACGCAGGCCGGACCTCCCAGTTGATCTGGACCTCCTCCAGTAACGCTCACCGCTCAGCTTTTAACTTGGAGGACATGCAGCACCAGAAAGGCACCCAACCGTATAGCTCCTCCAAATATGCCTCCGACCTGCTCAGCCTGGCACTCAACACACACCACAACAAACAG GGTTTGTACTCATCAGTCATTTGTCCTGGTTTTGTAATGACCAACCTGACGTTCGGTATCCTGCCCTCCTTCCCAGCCTTCCTCTGGACGCTGCTTATGCCTGTCTTTTGGCTT ATAAGAACGATCACCAATACTTTCACCCTGACCCCTTACAATGGCGCTGAAGCTCTG TTCTGGCTATTTAAGCAAAAGCCTGAATCACTGGACCCTCAAGCCAAGTACCACAGCTTAACATCTGGGCTGGGCAGCAACTACACACAACCACGCCAG ATGGACATTGACTTGGAAACATCAGAGGATTTGTATGAGAAATTACTGCAACTAGAAAGTGAAGTGAGGAAGAAACTGAAGGAACAAGAAAAGGAATCCCAGCGTGTTCGCAGCAGTGCTGCAGGACCTGTTTCATCCTGA